The window TGGGCAAAGCTTGCTAGAAACAAGACAAACAATTGACAAATGAGCTGATTTAAATTAAGCCATAGCTTGATGAAGCATGTGATTATTTATACCGAAGAAAGGCAGAAAAAACTCAGAAAAAAGGTCTTCAAGCAATTGGAATATGCACCAAAGCCACAAAGCCTTCAGACACGCACGTGTCAACATGGGATTCTAACGTTTGTTGCTGCTGCTTATTCCCTCGCCCCTCCAAATTACTCTTTACATAGGTCACCTTACCTTCTTAAACGCTGACAAATGATGCATTCTACGTGTGTCACTCATTGTAACCTAAGAGTTTTTGTTTTCTAGATTCGTTTACTCAAAACATTTTACCGCTTGCACTATGTGCCAAATTTTAATCCATTTTCACCATTGGATTTCCTTTTGTGTTCAGATGTTTAAAACTAGATCACCTGTTAATATATTCGGATGATTTTTTTCACGAAAACACGAAAAACTATTAGAGACGGAAAAAATACGGAAAAcaataaaaatgaaaataaacGAGTAAAAACCAGCAACCGAAAGAAAACGAATgatgaaaaaaataaagaaaaaaccgGAGACTAACTGTGCTTTTCACAAAAGCAAGTGTGTGCCTGCATGAGAAGCAAATCTGCGATTCTCGTCGGTTCATAGATTTTTCCTTTTCGAGAAGCACAACTGTGTCATGGTAGCAAATATGTGCTCCATAAGAAGCAACCATGTGTGTTcatgagaagcaaatatgtgctgctCATCGAAGCATGTTTTTTTTCACTTTCTAAGAAGCTCAGCTTTGCTTCTTGCGGAAGCAAATGTGTGTTCACAAAAGGAAAATATTTGCATTTCTCGTGAAAGCCTATTTTTTGGCCTTTCTGAGAAGCACAACGCGGAAGCAAATacgtgcctccacgagaagcaaatctATGTTTCATTTGGGAACAAAATTTTGTTCCTTTCTCTAAAAAGAAACCGTGCCTCCAAATCTTTTTTCAACgcaatttgttttggtattttcttCCATATCTAGGAAAACCCGGACAAAGACTCAAAAGCCAAAAGACTCAGAAAAAACCCATGTAAAACGAGTAAACACCTAcaagaaatagaaaataaaatctAGAATGAGCGTCCCGCACAAGATATACAAAGGCGGCTGGATGTACCAGTTATCGTGCTTACAGGTCAGATAACAAATGTTGCTGGTCCCAAGTGGATTGCGCCCAAGGTCGGCTGGGTGCGCTTGTGCAGTGATGGCTCATATGTGGTGATGGATCGGTAGACGCTGACATGGTGCCGAGATATGGCAGGGGTTCTATAATTGTTTTTCATGTCGGCAGCTTCTCTCATGTCGCGTAGCCCTAGAAGCTCAATTGATCTTGCATGGAGGGTTTGTCATTTGTTATCCAAAGGAGTGACCTAGATAACCTAGCTATCTTTCACAGATATTAAGCATATAAAAATGTTTTGTTTGTTTTACGGATCAATTTACCAAAGGCTCAACACCCATATTTATGATTGTGTTGCCGGTGCTTGAGCCTCCCTGCAAGCCAAGTCTCTAGAATTGCTAGTTGCTACATCAGTGATTCCATTTAGTGTAATGGAAGAAGAACCCTTGAAACTTCCACGATGATCACAATAGCCACAACGCCAAAGCCTCCTTCTTTGTTGACTCCACCGTCGATGTTGATTCTCAGATAGCCATGAGGCGGGGGTGACCATGGTAGGTGACCTCGCTCACGCACGACCACCGTAGGCTTCAAATCCTTCTTAGTCATCTGATCGAGGCCATCTATGAAACTATTGATAAACATATTAATTATTGGACATTGGTGGCAGAAAAATGTTTTCGTGGACAGCCTTATGGCGAGCCGTCTGAATTGGACAAAGTGCCAAACAAACTATTGTGAAATCCACATGTCGAGCTCATCAAAAAAACAACCAATGTATGGCATACAATTCCTAGTTTCAATCATGTGCTCAACGACATTATCTTTCGAGAGTGGCCAAACGGATCTGGGCATAGAACAATCAATCAGAGCATGGCGCCATGAGTCCTGGTTGCCGCATAAGGCAAAATTATTTGTAGCATCCATTTTCCTGTGTCGAAGAAAAATCTTAGGCTAGGGACAATTTTTTAGTAGACATTTTTGTGGGAAAGTTGTATTGTACTAGGATTCTATGTAACAGATCAACAAGTAGTCCtttctccctccggtcctttttactttgcatataaaaaaattctgaagtcaaacttcgtaaagttctccctccgatcctttctaaaTTGCTATTTTTAAAGGAAAATATATTAATATCGCGAAGATACCAATTAGACAAAGCTTCTGAACTTACAAGATGTCGCAAGGACAtccaggatgcacacagccaaaggaAAAACGAAGAAGAAGAAACGAAAAAACAAAGGTCCTGCCATAGTGATCAATTCCTCTCAGCAGCCACACACAAACCACCACCAAATACAACACCTAGAAAACATAGAAGGTTTAAAAAAATAATGCCTCCAAAAAGGAAATATAGCACAAGCACCGTCGATGCCCGATCCAAGATCTTTGCTTTTCAGCCTGGAGAAATCCGAACTATCAAAACAATACCGTCCAGAAGGCAATTGCCAGGCCCAACCAATGAAGGCCAGACCATAGGTTTTCACTGTGAATGTCCCGGCTCGGCGTCTAAGAAGCACAACCAAAACGAATTTCTCCAGTGTTGCCGCCCCCAATTGACACTGCTGCTGCTGAGAGTTATCAAACATCTGGCTGACTCCATCGCTGGAAAGGCCCCGCCATCTAACTGATCTTCCAATCTCAGCCACCACGATCCTCTCATAGCTTTCTACACCATAGAAATCGAGAGCCCAACATGTCCCATAGTGTCAAGAAAAAACAAAGCTTCGCATCACGCCTGCTTGGAACCTCGTAGGATGAAACGAACGTGCACAACCAAAAACTACCTGACCCGGATATCTTGGGCAAGATCTTCGACAGCAGTTCCGGAACACGTCGATGACCAGATCAAGGAGGACCGATCATACAAGATGTTGCAGGAGCTAGAGCCCAAAAAATAGATCATCTTCGCCGAGGTGCGCTCGCGGAGCCCAACTACCACCAGATTAGGATTGCACAACCGCATGCAAGCGATAAGGCTGCCGCACCATCCGAAGCCCCTGGATCTAGATGTCGAGAAACACTCGATCCAGCACAAAGCCTCAAGATAAACCACAACCGCACCTCATCACAGTTGATGTCCGTCGAGCATCATATGATTGGACGCTGGTGCATGTGCTCAGCGCAATCCCACTCCGGGGCTGAGCCCACCAAAGGGAGGCCATCAGACCAGCAGGCGCAAGCTGCCAAAGCCAGGGCGCTCCCGCCATCACGCGCGTACAAACCGCACGTTTCTGCCACACCCTCCATCAGGCCGTTCCTGCCGAAACTCCTCGAGGCTGCTGGATCTCATCTAGACTCCCAATGAGACGCCAAGATGCACCTGAAGCCAACACGAGCTAGCAAGACACCCATCAACCGGTGTCCTCGTTGCTGCCCACGCAGCCGAAGTGGAGCGCCACCCGTAGCCGTGCTGACGAGAGCGCCACGCGACGTCTTCAAGGCCGCCACCTCGAGTACCTAGCACTACCGCCGAAACTATGCACGGGTGCCCACCCCCTTTTGAGGCAGGGGCCTGCCGTCACAGCGGCCAACGCCGGCGGCAGAGGCGCCAGGGCAAGCGCGGATAACGCGCTCCTCTTGCGGCTAGGGTTTGACGCCCCGTGCCGCCAGGGAGCGGCACGAGAGCGAAGGATGTTGTTGATTTCACATTCAAAATGTTGGTATTTTTTTTATCCACTTGGTCAAAGTTTACGACATTTGACTTCAGACGAATCTTAGATgctaactaaaaaggaccggaaggAGAACTTGCATTGTGTCAGCAAACCATTCGGCTACTTGAGTATCTATATGTTCATATTCCTTTAAAAAAACGAATGGCAAGTTCATTTATGTTCTTCATCGTGCTTTACTGCTTTTGGTTGTCACTGTAGTTAAAGACATGTAGGTGTACGTGTTAGTTTACACGCCAGTAGTTGTTTTACTAGGAGAGGAGTATTTTTTTATAGGAAAGCCAGGGAAGGAGCTGTCCAATGACGGTTATGGTGGGCTTTTTGTCCTGTCCATTTTTGTACTGATCTAATGTCCAGTTGGGCCGGACTGGGACAGGCCTTCGTTGTCATGCTAGGCGCAGGAAGAAGGAAGGCGATGCATCAGCTTCCCGTGAACTCTTCTTGTCGCGGGATTGAACCCTAGATGAGCTTTTTCTACCAAACTAAACCCTAACTAGATTTGTTTGCTGCGGCAGCAGAAGCTGCGAAGTAAGATAGTCGATGGATGCTCCGAAGCTGATTCCCAACCGGTGAGTCTTCCCATTCTCTGTTTCGTCCTGCTGTATAGTCTGTAGATGGCTGATCCGATCCCATTGAAGAAATTTGCCCAATGCATTGATTCTGCGCTGCACTTGTTTGCCGTTGTCGATTTTCCAGGGTCGATCCCGAGAAGAAACCATGTGCGGCTGTGGATGAGGAGTCACTGCAGCATGCCCAAGCATTGACAGATGCCGTGGATCAAGTGGATGCCATCTCCGAGGTGCTGGACGATGACAACCTCCTTAGGGAGATCATCCTCCGCGTCGACTTCCCCACCACCCTCGTCCGCGCCGCTGTTGTTTCCAGGCGTTGGTACCGTCATGTCTCCGACCGCAAGTTCCTCTCCTGCTTCCGCAACCTTCACCCTTCCCGCCTCCTTGGCTTTTACCTCGGGGATAGAATGGACCATAGTGTGCCTGCACGCTTCTTCACGATGCAGCCCCAACCCACGGAGCTTGCCGACATCGTCTGCCGGGCAAGCTTCAGCTTGGACACCTATCAGAGCGCAACATCTGACATCATAGGCTGCCAGAATGGCACAGTTCTCATCAGCTTGTTCGATGGCACATACTATTCAGTTGTAGTGCACAACCCGCTTTGCCCTGAGAGGGTCCCGGTCGTCCTCCCGCCACTCCCACAGCTAAATGACGGCTACTACGGTGTCTGGAAGTATCTCCTCACCTCTACAGAAGAAAACGGCGTCTTGTCCTACTTGTATGTGTTGGTGGAGGGTCACAAGAAAACAACAAAATCTAGAGTGCACGTACATATGTTGCGACATGGTGATGTTGCCTGGCGTGTGCATTGTACCTTTGACACATACGAACTACTTGATTTGCGATGGGAACCAAACGTTGAGCTCGCTGACAATAAGATTTATATAGCAACTGCCTATGATGACATTGTTGTCTTTGATTTGACGGCCTCAAGTATCTCCAGGATTCAGCTCCCACAAGGGGTGGAGTATGGCAATAGAGACACCAGGTTGGTACGTGCTGATGATGCTTCTGGTATGTATCTCATCCATGCCAAAAAGCTTCAACTTTGCATCTGGCTCCTCAAGGGGGACTCTTGGTTGCTGGTGCACAGCATTTGTTTGCATGAGATGGTTGCTCATTTGACGATGTCAAATTGTGATGCTGAGGACAAGTCTTCTACTACACTCCAGATAAACCATGTGGGAGATTATGCCGAGTTTGTGTTCTTGGAGATAGGTCGATGTGCATTCCACTTGGATATCAAGTACAAGAGACTGGTTAAAGTGTATGACATGGAAGAAAAAGATCAATGTTTGGGTGATATCCATCCTTTTATGATGATCTGGCCTCCCACATTTCCTACGCTCAAGGATGATCATGCATAGGTTTGCCTTTTTGTCCTCTTGTCGAGGTTACGAAGTTTTATTAATTATATGCAGTGTGCATTGAACTCTTAGGTACTGTGTTACAAAGATGTTGGGTTTATGGTATAGTTATATTAGAGAATGCTTTACGTGCAATGATTTGAAATCATTTTCTGGAGTAGTCTTTATTTGTGGTCATAATATTGGACCCTTGGTTGTGGTGCTTTCACATTCATTGTATCATAGTTTTCTGAACTATCAGCTATGAAGGTATACAACATAATGTATATGAAGTAAGAGTTGGAAGATGCCTAGTTATAACCTCGTTGTCATCTTGACCACAATATTTTTCTTGTCCAGAAACAGTAT is drawn from Triticum dicoccoides isolate Atlit2015 ecotype Zavitan chromosome 6B, WEW_v2.0, whole genome shotgun sequence and contains these coding sequences:
- the LOC119320524 gene encoding uncharacterized protein LOC119320524, encoding MDAPKLIPNRVDPEKKPCAAVDEESLQHAQALTDAVDQVDAISEVLDDDNLLREIILRVDFPTTLVRAAVVSRRWYRHVSDRKFLSCFRNLHPSRLLGFYLGDRMDHSVPARFFTMQPQPTELADIVCRASFSLDTYQSATSDIIGCQNGTVLISLFDGTYYSVVVHNPLCPERVPVVLPPLPQLNDGYYGVWKYLLTSTEENGVLSYLYVLVEGHKKTTKSRVHVHMLRHGDVAWRVHCTFDTYELLDLRWEPNVELADNKIYIATAYDDIVVFDLTASSISRIQLPQGVEYGNRDTRLVRADDASGMYLIHAKKLQLCIWLLKGDSWLLVHSICLHEMVAHLTMSNCDAEDKSSTTLQINHVGDYAEFVFLEIGRCAFHLDIKYKRLVKVYDMEEKDQCLGDIHPFMMIWPPTFPTLKDDHA